Proteins from a single region of Leptotrichia trevisanii DSM 22070:
- the cysS gene encoding cysteine--tRNA ligase: MKLYNTMTNKIEEFKTIEENKVKMYVCGPTVYNYIHLGNARPIVVFDTLARYFEHKGMEVEFVQNFTDVDDKIINKSMEEGTSASEVSEKYIKYFFEDISKLNILESVKRPKVTENMSEVIEIIQKLIDNGFAYEKDGDVYFEVKKYKDYGKLSNQKIEELELGARIDVSEIKKNPVDFALWKKKKDGEPFWESPWGQGRPGWHIECSAMAKKYLGDTFDIHGGGQDLVFPHHENEIAQSKCAYHGNFANYWLHNGFIQINGDKMSKSLGNFFLLREILEKFSGNVVRLFILSTHYRKPINFSFENMEDTKKALQNIVKSMNKFEDIVEKYKNEKIENIKNSEFSQKIDEFDKKFEFAMDEDMNTPQALATIFDQIRETNKFISTKGEEFSTIYVEIKKSYDSLKQKLENVFGIAIEVENAVKEEDGENMELTKKLIELLIKLRSEARSEKNFKLSDEIRDELKKLGVEIKDNKDGSTDYNLL; the protein is encoded by the coding sequence ATGAAACTTTACAACACAATGACGAATAAAATCGAAGAATTTAAGACAATAGAAGAAAATAAGGTAAAAATGTATGTTTGCGGGCCTACTGTTTATAATTATATACATTTGGGGAATGCACGTCCAATTGTGGTTTTTGATACGTTGGCACGGTATTTTGAGCATAAGGGGATGGAAGTTGAGTTTGTGCAGAATTTTACGGATGTGGATGATAAAATTATAAATAAGTCTATGGAAGAAGGGACTTCTGCGAGTGAGGTTTCGGAAAAATATATAAAATATTTTTTTGAGGATATTAGCAAGCTGAATATTCTTGAGAGTGTGAAAAGACCTAAGGTTACTGAGAATATGTCAGAAGTTATTGAGATTATTCAAAAATTAATTGACAATGGGTTTGCTTATGAGAAAGATGGGGATGTTTATTTTGAGGTGAAAAAATATAAGGATTATGGGAAATTGTCAAATCAGAAAATTGAGGAGCTAGAACTTGGGGCTAGGATTGATGTGTCGGAAATTAAGAAAAATCCAGTAGACTTTGCACTTTGGAAGAAAAAGAAGGATGGAGAGCCGTTTTGGGAATCGCCTTGGGGACAGGGGCGTCCTGGATGGCATATAGAATGTAGTGCGATGGCAAAAAAATATCTTGGGGATACATTTGATATTCATGGCGGTGGACAGGATTTAGTTTTCCCACATCATGAAAATGAGATTGCCCAAAGCAAGTGTGCTTATCACGGAAACTTTGCAAATTACTGGCTTCACAACGGATTTATTCAGATAAATGGCGACAAGATGTCAAAATCGTTAGGAAATTTCTTTTTACTTCGTGAAATACTTGAAAAATTTTCTGGGAATGTAGTAAGACTTTTTATTCTAAGTACGCATTACCGAAAGCCAATTAATTTTTCATTTGAGAATATGGAGGATACGAAAAAAGCATTGCAAAATATTGTGAAATCAATGAATAAATTTGAAGATATTGTTGAAAAATATAAGAATGAAAAAATAGAAAATATTAAAAATTCAGAGTTTTCTCAAAAAATTGATGAATTTGATAAAAAATTTGAATTTGCGATGGATGAGGATATGAACACGCCACAGGCACTAGCGACAATTTTTGACCAAATTCGAGAGACGAATAAATTTATTTCCACAAAAGGAGAGGAGTTTTCCACAATTTATGTGGAAATTAAAAAATCTTATGATTCTTTGAAACAAAAATTGGAGAATGTGTTTGGGATAGCGATTGAAGTAGAAAATGCTGTGAAGGAGGAAGATGGAGAAAATATGGAATTAACAAAAAAATTAATTGAATTACTGATAAAATTACGAAGTGAGGCAAGAAGCGAGAAAAATTTCAAGTTATCTGATGAAATTCGGGATGAGTTGAAGAAACTTGGCGTGGAAATTAAGGATAATAAGGATGGAAGTACAGATTATAATTTATTGTAA
- a CDS encoding AAA family ATPase, which translates to MKIRKIHIKEYNGLKNLNINFKSNDKILDTIILIGVNGSGKTRILESIYHCFKIFRSTVVELELFYEKNENEVLESLMDSEGLTEIEKEMQKDIEYTDCLRNIKYYNEDYKEGKNQTLKKFLIENIKIL; encoded by the coding sequence ATGAAAATTAGAAAAATTCATATTAAAGAATATAATGGACTTAAAAATTTGAATATAAATTTTAAGAGCAACGACAAAATTTTGGATACAATAATTTTAATTGGAGTTAATGGAAGTGGAAAAACTAGAATTTTAGAAAGCATTTATCATTGTTTTAAAATATTTAGAAGCACAGTTGTTGAATTAGAATTATTTTATGAAAAAAATGAAAATGAAGTTTTAGAAAGTCTAATGGATAGTGAAGGATTGACAGAAATTGAAAAAGAAATGCAAAAGGACATTGAATATACAGATTGTTTACGGAATATTAAATATTATAATGAAGATTACAAAGAAGGAAAAAATCAAACATTAAAAAAATTTTTAATAGAAAATATTAAGATTTTATAA
- a CDS encoding GNAT family N-acetyltransferase has protein sequence MIEIKQLFDKEKSEALLFAKRAYLESKDESYTEMGMETFCSFVDNKQITASFKIFGAFKDNVLKGIIATDEEKRHITLFFVEKLSQGKKIGKNLMQFILKNNKNSYITVNSSRYAIPIYKKLGFEKIDEEKEKDGIKFTPMRLVLKI, from the coding sequence ATGATAGAGATTAAACAACTGTTTGATAAGGAAAAAAGTGAAGCTCTATTATTTGCTAAAAGAGCTTATTTGGAAAGCAAAGATGAAAGTTATACGGAAATGGGTATGGAAACTTTTTGTAGTTTTGTTGACAATAAACAAATAACAGCTTCGTTTAAAATTTTTGGAGCTTTTAAAGATAATGTTTTAAAAGGTATTATTGCAACTGATGAAGAAAAAAGGCATATAACTTTATTTTTTGTAGAAAAATTATCTCAGGGCAAAAAAATTGGAAAAAATTTAATGCAATTTATTTTAAAGAATAATAAAAACTCGTATATAACTGTAAATTCTTCAAGGTATGCGATACCGATATATAAAAAACTAGGTTTTGAAAAAATTGATGAAGAAAAGGAAAAAGATGGAATTAAATTTACTCCTATGAGATTGGTTTTAAAAATTTAA
- a CDS encoding endonuclease MutS2 gives MEKNYDVLEFYKIVNELIDLSRLEKTKEKFLDIDIIKEKSVLDKELMLMMEMIDFYKYDDGLELAGLADITKMMNSIDIIGSYLSAEDLAVLKKNLTIFRISKSRAKNVRDKYRTIWNLFSDVEEVKDIENFISEAINDEGVLKDEASIGLRDVRRQKQNINANIKEKFDELISNKSTQNAIQERIITQRNDRYVIAVKTDFKGLIKGIEHDRSATGSTVYIEPLNVVSLNNKLREYEAREREEIRKILLRITELVKTKKEEILEIKEILERLDFIDAKTTYSVNKKCIVPKIINKEYLKLVEARHPLIDENAVVPINFELGNPENIMLITGPNTGGKTVTLKVAGLLTIMALSGIPIPANEKTEIGYFHNVLADIGDEQSLEQNLSSFSGHVSKIKDIIEHANGKSLVLMDELGSGTDPMEGAAFAMAIIDYLNKKHVTSIITTHYSEVKAYAFNTTGIKSASMEFDVETLSPTYRLLEGIPGESNALIIARKYGISEEVIENAKSYISEDNQRVEEMLKSIKEKNDELETMQAQLEATRTELDKQKTTYEEKMIKLENERNEIIKRAYEEADNYLKNMQAKAKNLIDKINSEESKKEDAKNAQRSLNMLRESFITDKKKNVKEKKVITQNADFAVGEEVLVKTMNQNGKILKIMSNNRIQVQTGILKLVVSTDDIVKIQKKKTNKFKNFASLKRTSQVRGEIDLRGMNADEAIAELETYMDRAMLTGYHEIYIIHGKGTMVLRKKIHEYLRTSKYVTEFKDANQNEGGIGCTVVILK, from the coding sequence ATGGAAAAAAATTATGATGTATTGGAATTTTATAAGATAGTTAATGAACTTATTGATTTATCAAGATTGGAGAAGACGAAAGAAAAGTTTCTGGATATTGATATTATAAAGGAAAAGTCGGTTTTGGATAAAGAACTTATGCTTATGATGGAGATGATTGACTTTTATAAGTATGATGATGGATTGGAGCTTGCGGGGCTTGCGGATATTACTAAGATGATGAATTCCATTGATATTATTGGATCTTATTTGAGTGCTGAGGATTTGGCGGTTTTGAAGAAAAATTTGACGATTTTTAGGATTTCTAAGAGCAGGGCTAAGAATGTCAGGGATAAATATAGAACGATTTGGAATCTGTTTAGCGATGTTGAGGAAGTTAAGGATATTGAGAACTTTATTTCAGAAGCAATTAATGATGAAGGAGTGTTAAAGGATGAAGCTTCGATTGGACTTCGTGATGTGAGAAGGCAGAAGCAGAATATTAATGCAAATATTAAAGAGAAATTTGACGAGCTGATTTCCAATAAAAGTACGCAAAATGCTATTCAGGAAAGAATAATAACTCAAAGAAACGACAGATATGTAATTGCTGTAAAGACTGATTTTAAAGGGCTTATAAAAGGAATTGAACACGATAGATCTGCAACTGGAAGTACAGTTTACATTGAGCCTTTAAATGTTGTTTCATTAAACAATAAATTGCGTGAATATGAGGCTCGTGAGCGTGAGGAAATTAGAAAAATACTGCTTAGAATTACAGAGCTTGTGAAGACAAAAAAAGAAGAAATTCTAGAAATTAAGGAAATTTTGGAAAGACTGGACTTTATTGATGCGAAAACGACTTATTCAGTTAATAAAAAATGTATTGTTCCAAAAATTATTAACAAGGAATATTTGAAACTGGTTGAAGCAAGACATCCATTGATTGATGAAAATGCGGTTGTGCCGATTAACTTTGAACTTGGGAATCCTGAGAATATAATGCTTATTACAGGGCCTAATACTGGAGGGAAGACAGTAACATTGAAAGTGGCTGGACTTCTTACAATTATGGCATTATCTGGTATCCCGATTCCTGCAAATGAAAAAACTGAAATTGGATATTTTCACAATGTACTGGCTGACATTGGGGACGAACAAAGTCTGGAGCAAAACTTATCCTCATTTTCAGGGCATGTTAGCAAGATAAAAGATATAATTGAACATGCAAACGGTAAATCACTTGTATTAATGGATGAATTAGGAAGTGGAACTGATCCGATGGAAGGAGCGGCTTTTGCAATGGCAATCATTGATTATCTGAACAAAAAGCATGTAACTTCCATAATTACAACCCATTACAGCGAAGTAAAAGCATACGCCTTTAACACAACAGGAATTAAAAGTGCCTCAATGGAATTTGACGTGGAAACGTTGTCTCCAACGTACAGACTGCTGGAAGGAATACCAGGGGAAAGTAACGCCCTTATAATTGCAAGAAAATACGGAATTAGCGAAGAAGTGATTGAAAATGCAAAAAGCTACATAAGTGAAGATAATCAGCGTGTTGAAGAAATGCTAAAATCAATAAAGGAAAAAAATGACGAGCTGGAAACAATGCAGGCACAATTGGAAGCAACAAGAACGGAACTTGACAAGCAAAAGACTACTTATGAAGAAAAAATGATAAAACTTGAAAATGAAAGAAATGAAATTATAAAACGTGCCTACGAGGAAGCTGACAATTACTTGAAAAATATGCAGGCAAAAGCCAAAAACCTGATTGACAAAATTAACAGCGAGGAATCTAAGAAAGAAGATGCAAAAAATGCTCAAAGAAGCCTGAATATGCTACGTGAATCATTTATTACGGATAAAAAGAAAAATGTAAAGGAAAAGAAAGTTATTACTCAAAATGCGGATTTTGCTGTTGGGGAAGAAGTGCTTGTAAAAACAATGAACCAAAATGGAAAAATTTTGAAAATAATGTCAAACAACCGTATCCAAGTCCAAACTGGAATATTAAAGCTGGTTGTATCAACTGACGACATTGTAAAAATCCAGAAGAAAAAAACAAATAAATTCAAAAACTTCGCCTCATTAAAACGAACTTCCCAAGTACGAGGAGAAATTGACTTACGTGGAATGAATGCCGACGAAGCAATCGCAGAACTAGAAACATACATGGACAGAGCAATGCTAACAGGCTACCACGAAATCTACATAATTCACGGAAAAGGAACAATGGTACTAAGAAAAAAAATCCACGAATACCTAAGAACTTCAAAATATGTAACAGAATTTAAAGATGCCAATCAAAATGAAGGTGGAATTGGGTGTACGGTGGTTATTTTGAAGTAG
- the ppc gene encoding phosphoenolpyruvate carboxylase — translation MDLKNLPITPLPSVKLDERQEDLLVHNELFSNLLGETIFRYAGLHIYEVTEKLKEASSKYYKTQKQEARKNLSSFCSDLTDAEILRVIRGFSIFSALANIAEDVYQTHEQRYAKISNKLQIGSLEKSLKNLKEKGINQEKILKAMERVSIVPVLTAHPTQVQRKSILDLTKKLTDILDKYENVKSHQIDENEWLNDLSRGIQIWWQTAMLRATKLRVTDEISNALSYYNITFFDEIPRLMNKFQEISKTLGNSELKSQALLPLTMGMWIGGDRDGNPYVTVNTLEQSAQEQAIKLFQHYLDVVREIYRDLSMSISMTNVTEELQKLADASGEVSPHRTREPYRRALTTITDRLLATAYNLCDYNRDLLPPKRKNGIDIPYKSASEFTYDLVIVAESLKKNNSEFLAQGKLNNLISATKIFGFHLATIDLRQDSSVHEVCVAELLKSANILGDYLSLSEDARCEILLRELEHDPRILSDPTIPQSETLASELAIYRKAKFLRERFGDKIIEKNLISHATSVSDMLEIAILLKEANLAKGNEGNEFCDLQIVPLFETVEDLIAAPDILRKWFNLPLVKKWMDKKGRKQEVMLGYSDSNKDGGYLSSSWSLYKAQKELTAIGREFDVEISFFHGRGGTVGRGGGPSYEAILAQPEGSTDGTIRLTEQGEVIGAKYGNPDLGLKNLEALVSAALESTALTVEDANWEEYEKIIENVSELSYYAYRDLVYNTDGFSDFFFEVTPINFIAGLNIGSRPSSRKKTQSLESLRAIPWVFSWSQARIMLPGWYGVGTAFTKWIDNDSKKLEILQNMYKQWPFFRSTISNVDMVLSKTDLSIFSEYVKLASDQETAQKIFNEIEKEWVLTIDILKKITGNNVLLADNPELASSLRNRLPYFDSMNYLQIELIKRSRAGDDSEELRKAIHISINGLATGLRNSG, via the coding sequence ATGGATTTAAAAAATTTACCGATAACTCCTTTGCCATCAGTAAAACTGGATGAACGTCAGGAAGATTTACTTGTTCATAATGAGCTGTTTTCCAATTTGCTGGGGGAAACGATTTTTAGATATGCGGGTTTACATATTTATGAGGTTACTGAAAAATTGAAGGAGGCTTCCAGTAAATATTACAAGACGCAGAAACAGGAGGCTAGGAAAAATTTGTCGTCTTTTTGTTCGGATCTTACTGATGCGGAAATTTTACGTGTGATAAGAGGTTTTTCGATTTTTTCAGCACTTGCAAATATCGCTGAAGATGTGTATCAGACTCATGAACAGCGATATGCAAAAATTTCCAACAAGTTGCAGATTGGATCTCTTGAAAAATCATTAAAAAATTTGAAGGAAAAAGGGATTAATCAGGAAAAAATATTGAAAGCTATGGAAAGGGTTTCAATTGTTCCAGTTTTGACAGCACATCCAACACAGGTTCAAAGAAAGAGTATTCTGGATTTAACAAAGAAATTAACTGATATTCTAGATAAATATGAAAATGTAAAATCTCATCAGATTGATGAAAATGAATGGCTGAATGACTTAAGCCGTGGTATTCAAATCTGGTGGCAAACTGCGATGTTGCGGGCTACCAAATTGCGTGTAACAGATGAAATAAGCAATGCTCTAAGTTACTACAACATTACATTTTTCGATGAAATCCCACGACTTATGAATAAATTTCAGGAAATCTCAAAAACATTGGGAAATTCTGAATTAAAATCTCAGGCTCTGCTTCCGCTTACAATGGGAATGTGGATTGGCGGAGATAGGGATGGAAACCCTTATGTTACAGTAAACACGCTGGAGCAGTCGGCACAGGAGCAGGCTATAAAATTATTCCAGCATTATCTGGATGTGGTTCGTGAAATTTACAGAGATTTGTCAATGTCAATTTCTATGACAAATGTAACTGAGGAACTGCAAAAACTGGCTGATGCTTCTGGAGAAGTTTCACCACATCGTACACGTGAGCCATATCGTCGTGCATTGACAACAATAACGGATAGACTACTTGCCACAGCTTATAATCTATGTGATTACAACCGTGATTTATTACCACCAAAAAGAAAAAACGGGATTGACATTCCTTACAAATCAGCCAGCGAATTTACATACGACTTGGTAATTGTGGCAGAATCACTTAAAAAGAACAATAGCGAATTTTTGGCACAAGGAAAATTAAACAACTTAATCAGTGCTACAAAAATATTCGGATTCCACCTTGCGACAATTGATTTAAGACAGGATTCCAGCGTTCATGAGGTATGTGTTGCAGAACTCCTGAAAAGTGCAAACATTCTAGGGGATTACCTGAGTCTGTCAGAAGATGCAAGATGTGAAATTTTACTGCGTGAACTGGAACACGATCCCAGAATTTTAAGCGATCCGACAATTCCACAAAGTGAAACACTAGCCTCAGAACTTGCAATTTACAGAAAGGCAAAATTTCTGAGGGAACGTTTTGGAGATAAAATTATTGAAAAAAATCTGATCTCTCATGCAACAAGCGTTTCAGATATGTTAGAGATAGCTATTTTACTAAAAGAAGCCAATCTTGCAAAAGGAAATGAAGGAAATGAATTTTGTGATTTACAGATTGTTCCACTTTTTGAAACAGTGGAAGATTTAATTGCAGCTCCTGATATTTTGAGAAAATGGTTTAACTTGCCATTAGTGAAAAAATGGATGGATAAAAAAGGACGAAAACAGGAAGTTATGCTAGGATATTCAGACAGCAACAAAGACGGTGGATACCTAAGTTCAAGCTGGTCCTTATACAAGGCACAAAAAGAACTGACTGCAATCGGACGTGAATTTGATGTGGAAATCTCATTCTTCCATGGACGTGGTGGAACAGTCGGACGTGGTGGAGGGCCAAGCTATGAAGCCATCTTAGCACAGCCTGAAGGAAGTACAGACGGAACTATCAGACTTACGGAGCAAGGGGAAGTAATCGGTGCTAAATACGGAAATCCAGATTTAGGACTGAAAAACTTGGAAGCATTAGTTTCAGCAGCTCTTGAGTCAACTGCATTGACAGTGGAAGATGCAAACTGGGAAGAATATGAAAAAATAATAGAAAATGTTTCAGAATTAAGCTATTATGCCTACCGTGACTTAGTTTACAATACAGACGGATTTTCAGACTTTTTCTTTGAAGTTACGCCAATAAACTTTATTGCAGGGTTAAATATCGGATCAAGGCCATCCTCACGTAAAAAGACACAATCGCTGGAAAGCCTGAGAGCAATCCCATGGGTATTCTCATGGTCCCAAGCCAGAATAATGCTGCCAGGCTGGTACGGTGTTGGAACAGCATTTACAAAATGGATTGACAATGATAGTAAAAAACTGGAAATTCTGCAAAATATGTACAAACAATGGCCATTTTTCCGTTCAACAATTTCAAATGTTGACATGGTTTTATCAAAAACAGATTTATCAATTTTTTCCGAATATGTAAAACTGGCAAGTGATCAGGAAACTGCACAAAAAATCTTTAACGAAATTGAAAAGGAATGGGTTTTAACAATTGACATTTTGAAAAAAATCACAGGAAACAATGTTTTGCTGGCAGATAATCCAGAACTGGCAAGCAGCTTGCGAAATCGTCTGCCATATTTTGACTCAATGAACTATTTGCAAATTGAATTAATAAAACGTTCAAGAGCTGGGGATGATTCAGAAGAATTGAGAAAAGCTATTCACATTTCAATAAACGGACTGGCAACAGGACTTCGTAATAGCGGATAA
- a CDS encoding PepSY domain-containing protein, translating into MKKKILSITLLSIMILGMSITANAKSKHKYNRHIASSSYIGVNKATKIALKKIPGANSSHVKEIHLDRENGKMVYEGEIYYNGWEYEFDIDAVTGTIVKWKAERD; encoded by the coding sequence ATGAAAAAGAAAATTTTAAGTATCACACTATTATCAATTATGATACTAGGAATGTCAATAACTGCAAATGCAAAAAGCAAACACAAATACAACAGACACATTGCTTCAAGTAGCTACATTGGAGTAAACAAAGCAACAAAAATCGCATTGAAAAAAATACCAGGAGCAAACAGTTCTCACGTGAAGGAAATCCATCTTGACAGAGAAAATGGAAAAATGGTTTATGAAGGTGAAATTTACTACAACGGATGGGAATATGAATTCGACATTGATGCAGTAACTGGTACAATTGTAAAATGGAAAGCAGAGAGAGATTAA
- a CDS encoding response regulator transcription factor, whose amino-acid sequence MKILLAEDEIDLNNIVTKYLKKNGYSVDSVFDGEETLDYLKYSEYDLVILDIMMPKVNGFEVIKKLRDKGNHTAILVLTARNSPDDKVTGLDLGADDYIVKPFDFNELMARIRAVVRRKYGNSSNKLVTGNLVLNTSEKSVTRDGKQIELTGKEYEVLEYLMQNKNRILSKEQIKQHVWSYDYEGDSNIVDVLIKNIRKKINIADGKQIIFTKRGLGYIIYSSLQN is encoded by the coding sequence ATGAAAATTTTGCTGGCAGAAGATGAAATAGACTTGAATAATATCGTTACAAAATATCTTAAAAAAAATGGTTACAGTGTAGACAGTGTTTTTGATGGAGAAGAAACCTTGGATTATTTAAAATACAGCGAATACGATCTGGTAATTCTGGATATTATGATGCCGAAAGTAAATGGCTTTGAAGTTATAAAAAAACTTAGAGATAAAGGAAATCACACCGCTATTCTTGTACTTACTGCGAGAAACAGCCCAGATGACAAGGTAACAGGGCTAGATTTGGGAGCAGACGACTATATTGTGAAACCATTTGACTTTAATGAGCTTATGGCAAGAATCAGGGCAGTTGTGAGAAGAAAATACGGCAACAGTTCAAATAAACTTGTGACAGGAAATTTGGTTCTGAATACTTCTGAAAAGTCAGTAACAAGGGATGGAAAACAGATAGAATTAACAGGAAAGGAATACGAGGTTCTGGAATATCTTATGCAGAATAAAAACAGGATTTTGAGCAAGGAGCAGATTAAGCAGCATGTTTGGAGCTATGATTATGAAGGGGATTCTAATATAGTTGACGTTCTGATAAAAAATATTAGAAAAAAAATAAATATAGCAGATGGAAAACAGATAATTTTTACAAAAAGAGGACTCGGATACATTATATACTCGAGTCTACAAAATTAA
- a CDS encoding HAMP domain-containing sensor histidine kinase codes for MKNKINKIWENLSVTVKITLWYTAFIVILISVMLSVSFTIADKMTGDLNQRELMESVVEMASEMISNPDEFDDFDDGIYFVKYNSAGIEMAGMSPRGFDLTLNFAENTVRTYEKNGEKYYYFDKKINAPEGEWIRGIIPVSKLTNEVNRMLLIILISSPLLLLIIIYGGYKIIKKALNPVAKISGTASEIQKNGDFSKRIEIDEGKDEIHKMANAFNEMLNSLENSYIREKQFSSDVSHELRTPISVILTESQYSMEYADTLEEAKDSFSVIQRQAKRMSKLINQIMELSKIEKQTVIELQKINFSETVEKILEDCKNLLGKKNIKISKAVEQNIFINADKVMMERLLDNLLSNAMKFTKDKISVKLYSENESCILEIEDNGIGISEDDKKLIWGRFYQVNGSRNKKINKGFGLGLFLVSKIIEQHNASIGVESELNEGTKFVVKFIRIN; via the coding sequence TTGAAAAATAAGATAAATAAAATTTGGGAAAATCTCTCTGTAACTGTAAAAATAACCCTCTGGTACACTGCTTTTATCGTAATTTTAATATCGGTTATGCTATCCGTATCTTTTACTATTGCAGACAAGATGACCGGGGATTTGAATCAGAGGGAGCTTATGGAATCAGTAGTTGAGATGGCTTCCGAGATGATTTCCAATCCTGATGAGTTTGATGACTTTGATGACGGGATTTATTTTGTGAAGTATAATAGTGCCGGGATAGAAATGGCTGGAATGTCGCCAAGAGGCTTTGACTTGACGTTAAATTTTGCAGAAAACACAGTCAGAACTTATGAAAAAAATGGAGAGAAATACTATTATTTTGACAAAAAAATAAACGCTCCCGAAGGGGAATGGATCAGGGGAATTATCCCAGTAAGCAAGTTGACAAATGAAGTAAATAGAATGCTTTTAATAATTTTAATTTCAAGTCCGTTATTACTGCTAATAATAATTTATGGCGGATATAAAATTATAAAAAAAGCCTTAAATCCCGTAGCCAAAATATCAGGTACAGCTTCAGAAATTCAAAAAAACGGTGATTTTTCTAAAAGAATTGAAATTGATGAAGGAAAAGATGAAATACACAAGATGGCAAATGCCTTTAATGAAATGCTAAACTCGCTTGAAAATTCTTACATACGTGAAAAACAGTTCAGTTCAGATGTTTCACATGAGCTTCGTACACCTATAAGCGTCATACTTACAGAAAGCCAGTATTCAATGGAATATGCAGATACTTTAGAAGAGGCAAAAGATTCCTTTTCTGTTATTCAGCGTCAAGCCAAAAGAATGTCCAAGCTAATAAATCAAATAATGGAACTTTCCAAAATAGAAAAACAGACAGTAATTGAATTACAAAAAATAAATTTTTCAGAAACAGTGGAAAAAATACTGGAAGACTGTAAAAATCTGCTGGGTAAAAAAAATATAAAAATTTCAAAAGCTGTTGAACAAAACATATTTATAAACGCTGATAAAGTAATGATGGAAAGGCTGCTTGACAATTTGCTTAGTAATGCAATGAAATTTACGAAGGACAAAATAAGCGTAAAGCTGTATTCAGAAAATGAAAGCTGTATTTTGGAAATTGAAGACAACGGAATTGGAATCTCCGAAGATGATAAAAAACTTATCTGGGGCAGATTTTACCAAGTAAACGGTTCACGAAACAAAAAGATAAACAAAGGTTTTGGGCTAGGGCTTTTCCTAGTTTCTAAAATTATTGAGCAACATAACGCAAGTATTGGAGTTGAAAGCGAACTGAATGAAGGGACAAAATTTGTTGTTAAATTTATAAGAATTAATTAA